Genomic segment of Methanolobus mangrovi:
CCTTGTTGATGCTCAGTATCCTGCTTCTGACGGTTGCAATTTCAGCTGCCATTGGCTTAAGTCCGCCAGCTTCCGCTGCATCCTCGCCTTCTCCACCACCGACTTCAAGTACCATTGGGTCTGCGTCGAAAGCTCCAGGGTCCTTTGATGCATATTCCTTTATCTTTGCAGTAATGGCATTCATGTCTTCAGTACCGATGAAATCGATACATTCGACCTGCTGCTGGAATCTCTCGATTGCTGCATCTGATAGGTTCTCCACATAAGGGATAGCACCGGATGCACCGACGATTCTGTTGTCTTTTACACCGTTCTGGTGAATCTTGACGATTGCTTCACCAGTAATGTGACCCTTTACTTCAGAACCTGTTACAAGAAGGAATCTGATATTTGGGTTTGATATAATGTGGGCAACCACTTTTTCAAGACCAAGGTTCTCGGTCTTACATGGACCTGTCAGGCATGCGCCTGCATCCAACTGTGGGCCTGCTGCAAGGTGTGAACCACATGTTACAACAGCAACACAGTTCTTTACATCGCCAACATCGTATTCTCCTTTAAGGATTGGCCACCCTACTGCTGGTTCTCTTTTATCTACCATTTCACATCACTCCTAATGCGCCCATAACCAGAAGCATAAGTCCTGCAACTCCCAGACCAACTACTACGCCGTAGAATGTGTTACCATAGAAACCTGCGTGGTATGAAGTGTTTTCACGTCCTGGGAATGAGTTCATCAATTCTTTGTTTGGTGACAGGGAGTTGATAAGGTCATCAGCTATTTTGTCTAGTTCATCAAGCTGTGCCATTATTGGGTCCATTGAATACTGGATTACGTCTTCTCTTTCTGCTGCAAGAAGAGAAGTAAGTGGGTCCAGTACAAGATGTGCCTCAGGGGCTACATGTACCATGCTCATTCCAATTCCTCCTTTGTAGGCAGCATGCCAGTTCCGACGACTACGTATGCGTCTCTCTTTACACGGGCGTAGTATCCGCTGAATCCTATGTACCAGAGTGCAAGTCCTATGAGGATTGTGAGTGCACCGGATGCACCAGCGTTAACGGTTGCAACAATTCCTGCAACAACCATTGCGATTGCACCCTTTTCCAATGCGCACATAAGTGTCCTGTCCTGTTTCTCGTCAGGTCCGAGGTTTGCGTTGAATGGGTGAAGAATTGCCAGACCACCTGCAATGAAGATCACTGCAATGTATCCGGTAGTTATGACTTGTGGGAGTACCACATCAAAGTCAAATGTACCTGTCATTGCGATAGCAAGACCAAGAATGGTGATCGTTCCGGCTGTTGCGATCTCTGTCATGGATATTTCCATAATAGGGATACCCATGTTAAGTATCTTGTTTGCAATGACACCGATCATAAGACCGATGATGGCTGCTGTGATCAGTGCAATTACAGGTCCTACGATGCCTCCGACTGCAAGTCCGAATGTTGCTGCAACTACACCCATACCAAGCGCAAGCATACCGATTGAAGGTACACCGGTACCAAGACCGTAACTTGCTACTCTTCTGACTGCTGCTGCACCCCATATCATACCGCATATTGCACCAAGGGCACCGATGAAGGACATATATTGTCCGACCATGTCCACAAGGAAATATGCTGCGTATATTCCGATAAGTCCGCCTGCTACGCCGAAAGCTATTATTTTATTCTGTGGGATTGCCTCTGCGGCTGCTCCACTTCCACCTGCTGACATTTACAGACCTCCTATTGCCAGTACACCAACAAGTGCACAGAAGAAAGTTGCTATAAAAGATGCGATAACTGCCTTTGGCCATCTCTTGAACTTAGGGTCGTGGAAACCTTCGATGGTTCCTCCTATGTTATAGGATGGGATTACCGCATTCACGAAGAAGATACCTACTGCGAAAACACTGGCTATACCTACAAGCTCTGGAAGGGCAAGTCCGTTGTCAATGCTCATGAGTGCGTAGTATACAAGGGAACCGCCGATACCACCAAGGGCACCACCGATTACACCACTTACAAAAGATACGGTTGGAAGTCCGTGTCCCTCAGTACCCTGTGAGACGTAGAGGTCCTGTCTGTCCTTTGTAATTGGGTCATACTTGACCTTTGCTGATGCTGGTGGACAACCGACACCATATGCATATACCCATGTTCCTACGATCATTGTCACAGACATCATGATCATTGCACCGGCTGCACCGGATGCAAGGACGAGAGCCATGCTATCTGATATCTGCATCATGGCACCTGCTGTTACAAGACCTGTAAGACCTGCACCAGCTGCGAGCTGTACGGTACCTGTACCGATACCTGTTGCCTGTGCCATAGCTGCTGGAGCACCACCTACTGGTACGAAGTGAACACTCCATGAAATAAGTACTCCACCTAATGTGATAAGGATCACGTAGAGTATGTTTTCCATTAAGATTCCTGCTATATCGATCATGCGGCCACCTCTGCTTCTGCTTCATCTTCCTTGTATGTTCCATATGCAGCACGGGCAGCAACTTCAATGTTCCTGTTCCACAATATAAGAATAAGTACAATAATTACACCAGCGATGACTGAAACCCAGCCGATCGCATCTCCTTTTGTAGCATCGAACACTGCTGTGATCCAGCCACTAAGGAAAACGGTCATTCCAAAAGCAAGACCTGTTACAGGTCCACCGAATTTTGCGCAGAACCAGGAATTGTCGATACCATTTCTAAGTCCTGACTCTGCTTTTCTCACGATGTTACCGGAGTTTGCAGCGTTAAGACCTGATCCATATTCGACGTTCTGGAATTCACGTTCTGCACCGTAGTGTACGTCACCGGTTGATGAACCGATTGCACCAACAGTG
This window contains:
- the mtrA gene encoding tetrahydromethanopterin S-methyltransferase subunit A, which translates into the protein MVDKREPAVGWPILKGEYDVGDVKNCVAVVTCGSHLAAGPQLDAGACLTGPCKTENLGLEKVVAHIISNPNIRFLLVTGSEVKGHITGEAIVKIHQNGVKDNRIVGASGAIPYVENLSDAAIERFQQQVECIDFIGTEDMNAITAKIKEYASKDPGAFDADPMVLEVGGGEGEDAAEAGGLKPMAAEIATVRSRILSINKEMMAIGNLNKFHSGVHAGKVEGVMIGLAITLSLLGMLLFGGN
- a CDS encoding tetrahydromethanopterin S-methyltransferase subunit B, with product MSMVHVAPEAHLVLDPLTSLLAAEREDVIQYSMDPIMAQLDELDKIADDLINSLSPNKELMNSFPGRENTSYHAGFYGNTFYGVVVGLGVAGLMLLVMGALGVM
- the mtrC gene encoding tetrahydromethanopterin S-methyltransferase subunit MtrC, whose translation is MSAGGSGAAAEAIPQNKIIAFGVAGGLIGIYAAYFLVDMVGQYMSFIGALGAICGMIWGAAAVRRVASYGLGTGVPSIGMLALGMGVVAATFGLAVGGIVGPVIALITAAIIGLMIGVIANKILNMGIPIMEISMTEIATAGTITILGLAIAMTGTFDFDVVLPQVITTGYIAVIFIAGGLAILHPFNANLGPDEKQDRTLMCALEKGAIAMVVAGIVATVNAGASGALTILIGLALWYIGFSGYYARVKRDAYVVVGTGMLPTKEELE
- the mtrD gene encoding tetrahydromethanopterin S-methyltransferase subunit D, producing MIDIAGILMENILYVILITLGGVLISWSVHFVPVGGAPAAMAQATGIGTGTVQLAAGAGLTGLVTAGAMMQISDSMALVLASGAAGAMIMMSVTMIVGTWVYAYGVGCPPASAKVKYDPITKDRQDLYVSQGTEGHGLPTVSFVSGVIGGALGGIGGSLVYYALMSIDNGLALPELVGIASVFAVGIFFVNAVIPSYNIGGTIEGFHDPKFKRWPKAVIASFIATFFCALVGVLAIGGL